A portion of the Roseimicrobium gellanilyticum genome contains these proteins:
- a CDS encoding biliverdin-producing heme oxygenase — MPDRPPLLPRLRQETALSHRELEESVQIARTLELESTYRKMLEVFYGFYAPMEELLSHGHGWELQGIQFDQRRKADWLKQDLQALGLGIEQINDLPTCEDLPVVQENDPAFGSFYVLEGSTLGGRHISAMLQGRPISEGARKFFRGYGEETGSMWKQFCNALERHAERGDHDRIIHGANATFRSLQRWIAKEGLHA, encoded by the coding sequence GTGCCAGATCGACCTCCCCTCCTCCCACGCCTTCGCCAGGAAACGGCGCTGTCCCACCGAGAACTGGAAGAGTCAGTGCAAATCGCACGAACGCTTGAGCTCGAATCCACCTATCGAAAAATGCTGGAGGTCTTTTATGGGTTCTACGCACCCATGGAGGAACTTTTATCCCACGGACACGGGTGGGAATTGCAGGGCATCCAGTTCGACCAGCGACGCAAGGCCGATTGGCTCAAGCAGGACTTGCAGGCCCTTGGTCTCGGAATCGAGCAAATAAACGACCTGCCCACCTGCGAGGATCTGCCTGTAGTGCAGGAGAACGACCCCGCCTTCGGCAGCTTCTACGTGCTGGAGGGTTCAACGCTCGGAGGCCGGCACATCTCTGCCATGCTCCAGGGCCGGCCGATCAGTGAGGGTGCGCGCAAATTCTTCCGCGGATATGGAGAAGAAACGGGAAGCATGTGGAAGCAATTCTGCAATGCCCTTGAGCGACATGCAGAGCGCGGCGATCACGACAGGATCATCCACGGTGCCAACGCCACCTTTCGCTCCCTGCAGCGCTGGATCGCAAAGGAGGGCCTTCACGCATGA
- a CDS encoding succinate dehydrogenase/fumarate reductase iron-sulfur subunit has product MARSLHLHLKVWRQASANAKGYFQDIEARDIPESASFLEMMDIVNQRIITSGGDPIAFDHDCREGICGMCSMVINGRAHGPERSTTTCQLHMRKFHDGDTIWIEPFRAVAFPVIKDLAVDRTSFDKIQIAGGFISVRTGSVQDANALPISKEAADASMDAAECIGCGACVAACPNASAMLFTSAKAGQLNMLPQGQPEKHRRVLGMVRSMDAAGFGNCSNHYECEGACPKDISVRWIAKMNRDYALATVHEAVIAPAGKGGGDGAG; this is encoded by the coding sequence ATGGCCCGCTCATTGCACCTCCACCTGAAAGTCTGGCGCCAGGCAAGCGCCAATGCCAAAGGCTACTTCCAGGACATCGAAGCCAGGGACATCCCCGAGTCCGCTTCCTTCCTGGAGATGATGGACATCGTGAACCAGCGCATCATCACCTCGGGCGGAGACCCCATTGCCTTTGACCACGACTGCCGCGAAGGCATCTGCGGCATGTGCTCCATGGTGATTAACGGACGCGCTCACGGCCCTGAGCGGTCTACCACCACCTGCCAGCTTCACATGCGGAAGTTCCATGATGGGGACACCATCTGGATCGAGCCCTTCCGCGCCGTGGCCTTCCCGGTCATCAAGGACCTCGCAGTGGATCGCACTTCGTTCGACAAGATCCAAATTGCCGGCGGTTTCATCAGCGTACGCACCGGCTCCGTACAGGATGCCAATGCGCTGCCCATCTCCAAGGAAGCCGCAGATGCCTCCATGGATGCCGCAGAGTGCATCGGCTGTGGTGCCTGCGTGGCCGCCTGCCCGAATGCCAGCGCCATGCTTTTCACCTCCGCCAAGGCTGGTCAGCTCAACATGCTTCCCCAGGGCCAGCCGGAGAAACACCGCCGTGTGCTCGGCATGGTCCGCTCCATGGATGCCGCAGGGTTCGGCAATTGCTCCAATCACTACGAGTGCGAAGGAGCCTGCCCGAAGGACATTAGCGTGCGCTGGATCGCCAAAATGAATCGGGACTACGCACTCGCCACCGTGCACGAGGCAGTCATCGCCCCTGCCGGCAAGGGCGGCGGCGACGGCGCAGGCTGA
- a CDS encoding fumarate reductase/succinate dehydrogenase flavoprotein subunit, translating to MALDAKIPAGPLAQKWTRYKQEAKLINPANKRKFTVLVVGSGLAGASAAATLSELGYKVKCFCFQDSPRRAHSIAAQGGINAAKNYQNDGDSVYRLFYDTIKGGDFRAREANVYRLAEVSANIIDQCVAQGVPLAREYGGLLANRSFGGALVSRTFYARGQTGQQLLLGAYSALNKEIARGNVQMYNRAEMLELVVVDGHAKGIVVRDLVTGEVSSHAGDAVILATGGYGNVFYLSTNAKGCNVTATWRAHKKGAFFANPCYTQIHPTCIPVSGDYQSKLTLMSESLRNDGRVWVPKKKEDCQKPPHQIPDEDRDYYLERKYPTYGNLAPRDISSRSAKEVCDEGRGVGPGGLGVYLDFADAIKRYGKDKAGGKNLPTEELEKLGKAVVREKYGNLFDMYERITGESGYEQPMRIYPAVHYTMGGLWVDYNLMSNLPGLHVLGEANFSDHGANRLGASALMQGLADGYFVIPYTLPAYMAGQKPGSVTTAHPAFKEAEAAVAARTKKFLDIKGKRTVDDFHRELGLLMWNKCGMARTREGLQEALQKLPGLREEFWKNLYVPGAGESFNQELEKAGRLADFLEFGELMCLDAQQREESCGGHFRSEYQYTAEDEKAKRGQAGEALRNDEKFAYVAAWEYTGDVSKPTLHKEELKYEEIHLAVRSYV from the coding sequence ATGGCACTCGACGCTAAAATTCCAGCCGGGCCGCTCGCCCAGAAGTGGACCCGCTACAAGCAGGAAGCCAAGCTCATCAATCCTGCGAACAAACGCAAGTTCACCGTCCTCGTGGTGGGCAGCGGCCTCGCCGGCGCCTCCGCCGCAGCGACCCTCTCCGAGCTGGGGTACAAGGTGAAGTGCTTCTGCTTCCAGGACAGCCCCCGCCGCGCCCATAGCATCGCCGCCCAGGGGGGCATCAACGCCGCGAAGAACTACCAGAACGACGGCGACTCCGTTTACCGCCTCTTCTACGACACCATCAAGGGTGGCGACTTCCGCGCGCGTGAAGCCAATGTCTACCGCCTCGCCGAAGTCAGCGCGAACATCATCGACCAGTGCGTGGCACAGGGCGTGCCGCTGGCCCGCGAATATGGCGGCCTGCTGGCAAACCGCTCCTTCGGTGGTGCCCTCGTAAGCCGTACCTTCTACGCCCGTGGTCAAACCGGACAGCAGCTCCTGCTCGGCGCCTACTCCGCGCTGAACAAGGAAATCGCCCGTGGCAATGTGCAGATGTACAACCGCGCCGAAATGCTCGAACTCGTGGTCGTGGACGGCCATGCCAAGGGCATTGTGGTGCGCGACCTCGTGACCGGTGAAGTCAGCAGCCACGCTGGCGATGCCGTCATCCTCGCGACGGGCGGCTACGGAAACGTCTTCTACCTCTCCACCAATGCCAAGGGCTGCAACGTGACCGCCACCTGGCGCGCGCACAAGAAGGGCGCTTTCTTCGCGAATCCCTGCTACACGCAGATTCACCCCACCTGTATCCCGGTCAGCGGCGACTACCAGAGCAAGCTCACGCTCATGTCCGAGTCGCTGCGCAATGACGGTCGCGTCTGGGTGCCCAAGAAGAAGGAAGACTGCCAGAAACCGCCGCACCAGATTCCGGATGAGGATCGCGACTACTATCTGGAGCGCAAATACCCCACCTACGGCAACCTCGCCCCTCGTGACATCTCCAGCCGCAGTGCGAAAGAAGTGTGTGACGAAGGCCGCGGTGTAGGCCCCGGCGGACTCGGCGTGTACCTTGATTTCGCAGACGCCATCAAGCGTTACGGCAAGGACAAAGCAGGTGGCAAGAACCTGCCCACCGAGGAGCTTGAGAAGCTCGGCAAGGCCGTCGTGCGTGAGAAATACGGCAACCTCTTCGACATGTATGAGCGCATCACCGGCGAGAGCGGTTATGAGCAGCCCATGCGCATCTACCCCGCCGTGCACTACACCATGGGCGGTCTCTGGGTGGACTACAATCTGATGAGCAATCTCCCCGGCCTGCACGTGCTGGGCGAGGCAAACTTCAGCGACCACGGCGCGAACCGTCTTGGCGCCAGCGCCCTCATGCAGGGGCTGGCAGATGGCTACTTCGTCATCCCCTACACCCTCCCCGCCTACATGGCAGGCCAGAAGCCCGGCTCCGTCACCACGGCGCATCCTGCATTCAAGGAAGCGGAGGCTGCCGTCGCCGCGCGCACCAAGAAGTTTCTCGACATCAAAGGCAAGCGCACAGTGGATGACTTCCACCGCGAGTTGGGCTTGCTCATGTGGAACAAGTGCGGCATGGCCCGCACCCGTGAAGGTCTGCAGGAAGCCCTCCAAAAGCTGCCCGGCCTTCGCGAAGAGTTCTGGAAAAATCTCTACGTCCCCGGCGCAGGCGAGTCCTTCAATCAGGAACTCGAAAAGGCCGGTCGTCTCGCGGACTTCCTCGAGTTCGGCGAGCTCATGTGCCTCGATGCCCAGCAGCGCGAAGAGAGCTGCGGTGGTCACTTCCGCAGCGAGTACCAGTACACGGCTGAGGACGAGAAGGCGAAGCGTGGCCAGGCTGGTGAGGCCTTGCGCAATGACGAGAAGTTCGCCTACGTCGCCGCCTGGGAATACACCGGAGATGTCTCCAAGCCCACCCTGCACAAAGAGGAGCTCAAGTACGAAGAGATCCACCTCGCCGTGCGCAGCTACGTCTAG
- a CDS encoding succinate dehydrogenase cytochrome b subunit produces MSSLFPSFFSFLGSSLGKKILVALTGMVLVVFVLGHMIGNLLVYAGPDAINEYGHTLQTLLHGAGIWIARIGLLVCVVVHVVLTIQVTKENRAARSDRYAVHKTIKTTNSARIMILSGLTLLAFIVYHLLHFTVRAGNDYDTYKTVLHGETVHDVYRMVIAGFSWWPASLFYIIAMVLLWSHLSHGVQSMFQTVGISNERTIPVYKTIALVFATVILIGNCSIPISVMLGWVK; encoded by the coding sequence ATGAGCTCCCTGTTCCCGTCTTTTTTTTCGTTTCTCGGCTCTTCCTTAGGAAAGAAAATCCTGGTCGCTCTCACGGGCATGGTGCTCGTGGTGTTCGTTCTCGGACACATGATTGGAAACCTGCTGGTGTATGCAGGTCCGGACGCCATCAATGAATACGGGCATACGTTGCAGACGTTGCTGCATGGCGCAGGCATCTGGATTGCCCGCATCGGCCTGCTGGTCTGCGTGGTGGTGCACGTGGTGCTGACCATCCAGGTGACCAAAGAAAACCGGGCTGCACGCTCCGACCGGTACGCCGTTCACAAAACCATCAAGACGACGAATTCCGCGCGCATCATGATCCTGAGCGGGCTTACGCTGCTGGCCTTCATCGTCTACCACCTCCTGCACTTCACGGTTCGTGCGGGCAATGACTACGATACCTACAAGACCGTCCTCCACGGCGAGACTGTGCATGACGTGTACCGCATGGTGATTGCGGGCTTCTCCTGGTGGCCGGCCTCCCTTTTCTACATCATTGCCATGGTCCTGCTCTGGTCCCACCTGAGCCACGGAGTGCAGAGCATGTTCCAGACGGTGGGCATCTCCAATGAGCGCACCATTCCCGTCTACAAGACCATCGCCCTGGTCTTCGCCACCGTCATTCTCATCGGAAACTGTTCCATCCCCATCTCGGTCATGCTCGGCTGGGTGAAATAA
- a CDS encoding Dabb family protein: MLHNVYFWLKKDLTAEQRTTFENELIKLKEIPYLVHGFVGKPAPTPERPVTDHSFDYSLLLHFKNLEDHDHYQTDCEHHTRFVQICKPFFERVVVYDTSPIH; the protein is encoded by the coding sequence ATGCTTCACAACGTCTACTTCTGGCTGAAAAAGGACCTCACCGCGGAACAACGCACCACCTTCGAAAACGAGCTGATCAAGCTCAAGGAGATTCCCTACCTGGTGCATGGCTTCGTGGGCAAGCCCGCCCCCACCCCCGAGCGCCCGGTCACAGATCACTCCTTCGACTACTCCCTGCTCCTGCACTTCAAGAACCTCGAAGACCACGATCACTACCAGACGGACTGCGAGCACCACACGCGCTTCGTTCAGATCTGCAAACCGTTCTTCGAGCGGGTGGTGGTGTACGACACGTCACCAATTCACTAG
- a CDS encoding FG-GAP repeat domain-containing protein — MKNTSLPLMCAAGAAALGMSLLAFGQEKPAAGTAKPATAPAPKSKPQGLKFRVQQLHVDNNEGCAVADYNKDGKLDVSAGEFWYAGPEFKEKKPVRKLRAFGKDYLTNNAEHAWDVNGDGWTDIISGSFMEGEVSWYENPKAEGLAKGEPWKQHLLADTKLGQNEWTAFRDMDGDGVPEFVVNSWGDNLPMMCWKLAKDDAGNPILKPWVIHEGGDQTNGHGIGFGDINGDGTEDIIFKNGWYERPKDGATTQPWKLHNDFVFYHASCPMLVKDLNGDGRNDIIWGNGHNYGLWWEERRDDNKDGSTNWRTHLIDDKFSQPHALAWEDLDNDGQPELITGRRVRAHSGGDPGDNDPGVIHYFKWNKDAQKFSKFNVAIDGPGIGLQINVADLDGNGWKDIVCAGKSGTHILWNEGK, encoded by the coding sequence ATGAAAAACACCAGTCTTCCCCTCATGTGCGCTGCTGGAGCTGCGGCGCTTGGCATGTCCCTTCTGGCCTTCGGTCAGGAGAAGCCCGCTGCAGGTACCGCCAAACCAGCCACGGCTCCTGCTCCCAAATCCAAGCCGCAGGGCCTGAAGTTCCGGGTGCAGCAACTCCACGTGGACAACAATGAGGGTTGTGCTGTGGCGGACTACAACAAGGACGGCAAGCTCGACGTGAGTGCCGGTGAGTTCTGGTATGCCGGCCCGGAGTTCAAAGAGAAGAAGCCGGTGCGCAAGCTGCGTGCCTTCGGCAAGGACTACCTCACCAACAATGCTGAGCACGCCTGGGACGTGAATGGTGACGGATGGACGGACATTATCAGCGGCTCCTTCATGGAAGGTGAAGTCTCCTGGTATGAAAACCCCAAGGCGGAAGGTCTGGCCAAAGGTGAGCCGTGGAAGCAGCACCTGCTGGCGGACACGAAGCTCGGACAGAATGAATGGACTGCCTTCCGCGACATGGATGGTGATGGTGTGCCCGAGTTCGTAGTGAATTCATGGGGCGACAACCTTCCCATGATGTGCTGGAAGCTTGCGAAGGATGATGCGGGCAATCCCATCCTGAAGCCCTGGGTCATTCACGAGGGTGGTGACCAGACGAATGGCCACGGCATTGGATTCGGCGACATCAATGGCGATGGCACGGAGGACATCATCTTCAAGAACGGCTGGTACGAGCGTCCGAAGGACGGAGCGACCACGCAGCCATGGAAGCTGCACAATGACTTCGTCTTCTACCACGCTAGCTGCCCCATGCTGGTGAAGGACCTCAACGGTGACGGACGCAACGACATCATCTGGGGCAACGGCCACAACTACGGCCTCTGGTGGGAGGAGCGCCGCGACGACAACAAGGATGGCAGCACCAACTGGCGCACCCACCTGATTGACGACAAATTCTCCCAGCCGCACGCCCTCGCGTGGGAGGATCTGGACAATGACGGCCAGCCTGAACTCATCACCGGCCGTCGTGTGCGGGCTCACAGCGGTGGTGACCCGGGGGACAATGATCCGGGGGTGATTCACTACTTCAAGTGGAACAAGGACGCGCAGAAGTTCTCCAAGTTCAACGTGGCGATCGACGGCCCAGGCATCGGACTTCAGATCAACGTGGCGGATCTCGATGGGAATGGCTGGAAAGACATCGTCTGCGCAGGGAAAAGCGGTACGCACATTCTCTGGAACGAAGGCAAGTAG
- a CDS encoding SWIB/MDM2 domain-containing protein has protein sequence MATKSTKKTAAKKAAPKKAAAPKKAAAPKKRKVNPALMKPVQPDDVLGAVVGSKPAPRGQITKRLWDYIKKNGLQDAKNKRQINADDALKAVFGGKKSVTMFEMTKLVSKHIK, from the coding sequence ATGGCAACCAAATCCACGAAGAAAACAGCCGCTAAAAAGGCTGCTCCCAAGAAAGCCGCTGCTCCAAAGAAGGCCGCTGCTCCCAAGAAGCGCAAAGTGAATCCCGCTCTGATGAAGCCTGTGCAGCCTGATGACGTGCTCGGTGCCGTCGTCGGCAGCAAGCCCGCTCCGCGCGGCCAGATCACGAAGCGTCTCTGGGACTACATCAAGAAGAACGGCCTCCAGGACGCCAAGAACAAGCGCCAGATCAATGCTGACGACGCCCTCAAGGCAGTGTTCGGCGGCAAGAAGTCCGTCACGATGTTCGAGATGACCAAGCTGGTCTCCAAGCACATCAAGTAA